The proteins below are encoded in one region of Candidatus Eremiobacterota bacterium:
- a CDS encoding amino acid permease, giving the protein MESRNLLRLFDLTMIVIGLIIGMGIFRTATDSAEAAISPALYYGAWVAGGIIALCGAITYAEIGSRLPVTGCYYKVFAECYHPSVAFAINCIILISNASSLAAIALIGSEYLSQILFPLPPPDFVKALIAMAAIGAFYFVNLAGLRMSAGTQNVLMLIKLAMLLALILAVFKGTGVPHAASSVNTSYSFLDYLRSFGMALAAVSFTYGGYQHSINFGGDVAEPRRNIPRGICIGIVAVIILYLLAQVSYVTVIGFEELKTAKGIAAIVAEKAYGETGRFIFSLLLFLAVLAYVNVQLLSNPRVMFAMSRDGILPAAFSRTSRERGVITVSLTAFTAATIMVLFFANTFEKILGFTVFLDSIGMATSAATIFILRRRARGQDSSGIFIMRLYPLMPLIFIAAYLFIGITIAVNTPMMAVTGIGAFLAFLALYFAVFRGRPHPSLRT; this is encoded by the coding sequence ATGGAGTCACGAAACCTTCTCCGCCTCTTTGACCTCACGATGATTGTCATCGGCCTCATCATAGGCATGGGCATATTCCGCACCGCCACCGACTCTGCCGAGGCAGCCATTAGCCCGGCGCTTTATTATGGCGCGTGGGTCGCCGGCGGAATTATTGCTCTCTGCGGCGCCATCACCTATGCTGAGATTGGATCGCGCCTCCCCGTGACGGGCTGTTATTACAAGGTCTTTGCCGAATGCTACCACCCCTCGGTTGCCTTCGCTATAAACTGCATCATCCTCATCTCGAATGCCTCCAGCCTGGCAGCCATTGCACTCATCGGGAGCGAATATCTCTCCCAGATACTTTTTCCCTTGCCGCCACCTGATTTTGTCAAGGCTCTCATCGCCATGGCAGCCATCGGGGCCTTCTATTTTGTCAACCTGGCAGGCCTCAGGATGAGCGCAGGAACGCAGAACGTGCTGATGCTCATCAAGCTCGCCATGCTCCTGGCTCTTATTCTCGCAGTCTTCAAGGGCACAGGTGTGCCGCATGCCGCATCTTCTGTCAATACCTCATATTCTTTCCTCGATTATCTGAGGTCTTTCGGCATGGCCCTCGCGGCGGTCTCCTTCACTTACGGGGGCTACCAGCACAGCATCAACTTCGGCGGGGACGTGGCCGAGCCAAGGAGGAACATTCCCAGGGGGATCTGCATAGGAATCGTCGCCGTGATAATCCTTTATCTTCTGGCACAGGTATCCTATGTGACAGTGATAGGCTTTGAGGAGCTGAAGACGGCAAAAGGCATCGCGGCCATCGTTGCTGAGAAGGCTTACGGCGAGACCGGAAGGTTCATTTTCTCCCTGCTGCTGTTCCTGGCGGTGCTGGCCTATGTGAACGTGCAGCTCCTCTCGAACCCGCGGGTTATGTTTGCAATGAGCAGGGACGGCATACTCCCCGCTGCCTTCAGCCGCACGAGCAGGGAGAGGGGCGTCATCACCGTGAGCCTCACGGCATTTACCGCTGCCACCATAATGGTGCTCTTCTTCGCCAATACCTTCGAGAAAATCCTCGGTTTCACGGTGTTTCTAGACTCAATCGGCATGGCCACCTCTGCAGCCACCATATTCATCCTGCGCAGGCGCGCCAGGGGCCAGGACTCGTCGGGAATCTTCATCATGAGGCTTTACCCCCTCATGCCATTGATCTTCATTGCTGCGTATCTCTTCATAGGCATCACCATAGCGGTGAACACTCCCATGATGGCGGTAACGGGCATCGGTGCTTTCCTGGCGTTTCTGGCGCTTTATTTCGCAGTGTTCCGAGGCCGCCCTCACCCCTCGCTTCGCACATAG